The Lycium ferocissimum isolate CSIRO_LF1 chromosome 8, AGI_CSIRO_Lferr_CH_V1, whole genome shotgun sequence DNA segment TTCTTTGGTCTAAACTGGAACTGAGTAGTGCAATGTAAAATTCAGACAAATTAGGAATGCCTGTTAATGATCTTAGAAAGGTAGAATAAGGATTAGCTTTTAGTATGTCCATGAGTTTATCTGATAATGCCATTCGATTTGTTAGCTCATTTTCATTATCATAGAAATATAATtgtaattttttccctttttctcctGAATGTATCAAATCATCAATGAAGTGATACATTTGTCCCTGAACTTTAAGCATATAGATGCCACGATCTCTCTTTGCTAATTTTCTATCATAATGTACTCCAAGTGAAGTAAATGCAAACATATTATTGTAGGTTCTACTGTAGGCACAAAAATGTTGAGATTCTTTGGTGTTACCTAAAAACAAATTTCGTAACTCAACAGGCATTTCATGGGAAGTCAGTTTAATTTATCCATTATCACAAAAAAAATCTGGTGATTCATGTTGAAACTTTTTTGCTCCACAAAATTAACAGTTTGTAACTTTCTTTAAATGTATGTAACCTTTTGGCAATAAATTATCATTTTGTAAATtgacttctaatttatttctacTTGTGCATGGTAAATAACAGTTATGTTATATAAAGAAGCAAcaatatatgaattataatgttaGTCCATAGATGCATATCTCTCTTTGTAGTAACAACTGAACCTAAATTTTTTTGGGCATCGCATGTACATGATGTTGATCCTGGTATCAAGGACGTCAATGTTTAGACATGGGTAACCAATTTTTAAACCAGTATATTCCTAATATTTAAAGTAATATTTCTGAGCTCATCCACTTCAAAGATAGAGAAGTAGTCAACTGTACGTTTTCCTTTGTCTGAAGTAACTGGCGTCTTTGTACTTGCGGAAGAAAACTTATCAAATGGAAAAGGTAACTTCAGTCAGAGTAGATCAAACAAAGCATATAATTATACTCATAAAGCATCATGCGtatatacaaatacaatttgtatcaaaatattttagaaaaggCAAGATAAGAATGTGGTTTGCTAACCTTCTTCAGGAGATAATGAGGGATTAATAATTCTAAGAGCACATTTTTTTGGAGGCCGGCTATCAACTTCCAGACTGTTACTTGAAGGGTGAAGAAGTTTTCGCTTTTTCGATTCAGCTCTTTCATCTTGTAGTATATTTGTAGCTGAAGAAGCATGAcctttcaaatgaaaaaaacaACGTCTATGAGAGTACGTCAATTAAAGCTTTGAGTATACCTATAACTGAAATATTTCTGACAATGAAGACAACAATGTGATTTTCTAACCTTGGTCGAGAGATAATGTATGACTGATACTTGGAAGAGCTCTTTTTTTTGGAGGTCGGCTATCAACTTCCTGAGAGGAGACTATATTACTTGAATGATGAAGGAGTTTACGCTTTTTCAATTCGGCTCTTTTATCTCTCAGTTGGGacaaaaataattgttttcTTTCAGGTGACATTTGTGCATATCTAGTACGGCGCTGCAAATTTTTGTCAGCATTTCGTTGGTTGACATACTTTGAGGGTTCTGCAGTAAATTCACAGTATCTTTGCTTTCATTCATACATTTTTCAAGTAGTTTATACTTCtgttgaattaattttatagGTTAATATAATCTGGAAACAATACATTAGATCTATTTTTGTTAATACAATAGTAAATTTTACCTAACAGAAACACAAGTGGGAACAAATGACatacatttgaaacatatttatttAACACAACTATATATGATAGAGACGGATATTGTCCGGCAAAAGTAATAACATACCTTTTGAATTATTGACTAAGGGAGTACAATATTTTGGTAAACTGCTGAAAAAGAAATGCACCAAATTTGTTACCGGTTTTGACGTATATGATCAAGGACGTCGAATATGTACTGTGCATAACTACTAAAGTCATTTATACGATACCGATGTTGAACAAAAGTACATAAGAAAAATGTATTATATACGATGGAAACAACTAATACTGCAAAGAGATACCTTctacatatatttatgcatcaaaataatttgttttaagTAATCTCAAAGATGAGGAAATGCAGGTAAACTCAAAACCTAACCCTAAACTGAACAGTGTCCATCgctaaattcataaacaaacTATCAGATTCGAATTTAAAAGGGAGGATACATGTGAAATTTGGGAGGAAGATATTATGTCAGACGCTAAAAGCTTAAATTGAACATCACTTTTCAATCTGCAGTGTCTTGAATTTTGGTCATTTGTTTCCGAGTActctataattaaaatatctaatcTTTCTTGTTAACATAAAGTTCAAGGAATAATAGAAATACACATGGAAACAAACAGCATACGTCGATCATAAGTGTCGCACATACACACACCAAAATTGCTattagaattgaaaaaaatatgtaCTTGATGAGAGGTGAATTTGTTGTAGGACCTGTAAATATTAATCCAAACACATTAATTCAGTTGTTTCAGGCATATAATCAAATACCGTAGATGCATTTTGTGCATAATGATGTTATAGTACTAAGTCAGTAACATGAATAATAAATTACCCAAAGTACTCGCAACTAAAACAGAAAAAGCAGAGGAAAAGAATTTACTTTGCAGAGACACCTGCTAAAAGAACTGAGAAAAACACATGATATGAGACAAATTATTATCCAACTGAACTTTGAACCTCGAAAATTCACGCGCATAACCACTTGGATAATGAATTCTCACTTACCAGTTAATAAAGAAAGTAAGAACAGAACATCAatgaaatttaaataaaaacacTAATCAGATTTACTTATCGGGAAAAGCCAGTCTTTAATTTAGATACAATTGCTGATACACTCgtaaaaatttaagaaagaatgaaaatagCTACCATTGAATTGGACACATTGAAGAAGAGAGAGTGGTGAAAAGtctaaaaaagaagaaaaaaaacttaccgTAACTCAGAAATACAACACCACTGAAGACCAACTCGAACCAAAGCAGAAAAATTTAAGACGATAATCTGAATTGAGAAGCAGTATCGATGCTAGAAGCAGAGAAGGAGAAGCGAGGGAGAATAGATCTGATGATCGGGTAGATTCTAGAATCTCAAGGAAGACAGTCTTATATACAGAGTgactttaaaattataattttgccGCTGTTTGTCCTTTGAAATGGTCATTTCTAAAAATTAGTAAAAATGAGGTCTTCAaagttattatattatatagttTTTGTCTCTGTGGATAGTTATTTCTTTTAgatgacatcatcatcattcaCAACTTTTTAAGCATTTTAAAGAGTCTtaaacttttttatatttaccaAATTGAAAGTGGCAACCTAAGTAATAAAGGAATAAAATAGGGTAAAtatatgacaaaaaaaaaagtcgtggTACATACTTCACCTGCAAAAAGTTGAACTAAGGGGCCATGTAATTACCAAAAAGGTTTGGAAGTgtcttgatttatttggaaCATATTTTGATATATCATGCAATAAATAGCAAGTACAAGGGAAAATTTGGAGGATCTCTTCTTTTGATTAGCAAGATGCTCAACTAAATAGTTAAGATGCAATTAAGGACCACAAAAATTATTGAATTGCCCCTTATTATATAGAGTAATGTGCTTCACGTTTTTGTATTCTGTTTTGGACTGTAGAATTGTACAAATTGTTTTTGGTGAAGAGGTTAGGTCTATGCCCCACTCCCGGATGTTAAGGGGCAATCGAACGTTTTTGTCGTCCTTAGTTTCATTTCAACTAAGCCTTAACAACCAAAAGGCATCCTCTTCCAAATTTGGCCctatttttgttctttattaCTTCATCTGTTATAGGGTGTTAGTACAGAAATCAAGTCAGTCTCAAACCCTTTTTGATAATACCCGGCCACGTAGTCCAATTTTTGCAAGTGACATGATATAGGTACTATAATAACTTCTTCATATGGCTCATCTGCTACACACGTGGTTATTGCTAATTAATTTTGCACTCAATGATATTTTTCTAAGTCTATTCCTGAGTGACATATGTAATTGGTTAATACTGTTAGTAACTATTAATGAATCTTTTTGCACTTTACTTACTCCGCTTCATATTATATAGTAAttttaggagccgtttggacataatttgaaatcatgatatgaaatcagtgatttgaagttgaagttttgtttggacatgcaatttgaatttctcaAGTTGTGTTTTTCTTGTAGACATAAacaccccacaagttgtgaaaaccttCAAAACTTTTCAAATTCTTATACAATTTGGTAccatcttaccaaatgagcagatcatagttcataacaaaattaatacgctactagaaagCCTTTCTAAAAGATACAACATCAAGTGAtcgaactttagttcaataaaaaggaaaattgaacatgagttgtagAAGTAAATGTAGTTGATAAATAATTGATAAgagtaaattttttataaatactaccaacttgaagatattttaatatttgatacaAATGGTTGGTAAATATGGTTGGTAAATACAactaccaacttatggatctttttttacaaaatataaacttatgggtcaagttttacatttaagataattgaaatcatgatttggaatcccaaatcatACTTCTTTGGAGAATttaggatttgaaatcatgatatgaagttgaattttgTGCAAATTGCATAACACAAATgctgatttgaaatcaaaatatgaaatcatgatttcatatcACATGGCCAAACGCTACTTAATTTttacattgtcacgacccaaatctgaCACTTAGGCCACGACAGGGCACCTGACGAGCTTTTACCCATGAGGCGAACCCTCTTCGCTAATCCTACGGATAATTAAAAGATGAAGAAGCATAATACTCAAAGTCTTATAATATAATGATACGTGCAGAAACGTAATATGAATACTGAGTCTACCCATAAACCCCGTAATAATATGTCTAAGTCATGGAACTACTAGTCTGAATACAAGAGTACGAGACACAGCTCGGAATACTTACGAGACGCAGCTCGGAATACTACTTAGTTAGCTAACAAAGAAGAGGCCACCATGGTCTAATGGGAGCTCACCTCGACTGAACTGGACTGAAGAAAGCTGGAATAATCAAGTATCGGCCATTTGGTCGTTGTTGACCACACCTGCACACATACAAGCATTAACAAGCGTGAGTCTAAAAGACCCAGCAAGATCATCGACACTCTCAGCTTACCCCTAGGGAAAGTCTTTGAAATCCCTGATAATGCATAAAAGCACTTAAACAGTAcaagtatattaaatatatacaaacactgAGCTGAAGCTGAAATCATGAAGCATAAACAAGCAATACATGAAATACACTAAATCTGAATCTATGCTCACGGGACACGGTACGTATTTGTCCATGTCTTACCCCATCTTGCGGAGTGGACATTATTTACCCACATTTTACCCGGGTCACTTATAATTCTGGCATCTACCTCGAAATACACTGAATCTGAATCTGATTCTATGCTCACAAGACGCGGTACGTGTTTGTCCATGTCTTACCTCGTCTTTCGGAGTGGGCATTATTTACCCACATCTTGCCCGATTCACTTATAATTCTGGCATCTACCTTCAACCGAACCCAATAGGGCCTGTCGGACTATGCCCCTCTAAAGATATGATAAAGCGGAACAAACATCCAATCAATACCAATTCAAAACTCTACATATTCAGCAAGTATCTATTTAAGCAAAATTACACTAAAGGACTTATACGGTCATTACTTTAGACACTTGAAACTAATCCAATTTAGATCATGCTTGCCcactgatacgctcaaattacacctgttaatggtataacgcggacgttgtcaaatatagtaacccaacaaggttggggtcgaatcccaccgagaacaatatgtaggcaatttaagcagattaggaattatcactaacaatagctagatcgaacgcatcaatggtggtttttgataaggttttgataaaatacggaaatataaattctaatctagaaagcaagtaaatcgatcaatggccacaagaatagaataaaggaaactacttctcaagtaacgatccaatatatttcacgaattataaataatagcaagtttatgttatttagcctcggataatgactctaaattaacttctcccgaagattaactagactacccaattgaagatccctcaagcaattaggagcattaagaacacccgaatatggctacaagtggtatcgcctattcttaggtcaattttcattagatgacggttaacgccccaaattcatgttaattattctatcccaaccccgttcttcctcttccgagtttcaaacaaagtaaatgagCCAGTCCTAGGGTTAGTtactcccttgagaaacgttcaagaacaagaataattaaaataacaagaacttacttgattaaGAATAATGCCGATGAAtaaataagcataacaagagtatcaatcttaattgtcaccaagaaattcccataaacaaggattaaataaaagaaagaatatttacgtaggaaccctagcctccaaacttgaGTATAATGCCAAAGATGTCTAAGAATTGtggcttatgaaatatttataggtgtaggaaAAAGCCCAAACAAAATAATCTAGTCCAAAACTAATTGGGAAATAATTTCTTTCTCCGAAAAGCCTTCGGTATCGCGGCATTTATCGCAGATCAATTCCAACATGTCAGACCTTGCGCCGTAGAATGTTGCCAAGTACGTTCTCTATTTTATCACTTTAAATTGTTgcggtttctttttcttttctcaatttCCAATGGTTACACAAATAATTGACAATGATTAGGCCATCATGGTGTCTGCCACGTGTatcattttgttttctttctctttcttttttttttccacattttatatgattttgcctcaaatttcttcatcttcacaccgttttattcctacataataaaaatataacattaaacacaaatcaatataattaatactcaaaagatgATTAAAATTACTAGaatgtgaggcaacaatgggtaaatatatgcaattttggccgaacatcaccaccccacatttaaactcttgctcgtcctcgagtaagCATTAATACCACTCTCAATAAATCAAGCCTAGGAACACCACCACTTTGGTTGATACCAAATATTAGGCTATATAGCAAATCCTAAGATCAAATATACACTTCCTAATCATCATGCAAGATGTACAAGTCATACAACTGAACAACAAACTGCTAACTTCCTAACCTCAAAGATggactctaactcatcaaatttaagctcACTCACCTACTCTGTCAAAGAAGTTAATAACATCATCtatctatcatgaaacaagtgccctcACAAGAAGAAATTGTCCACACACTCATATCAAAGAATGAATGTAAATTAAGGACTTAGCATCAAAGCACAACTCTCGCACTCaaaaaagaaattcacatgtatgcacaaagaaccataggcttgcccattATGTACGTCTCTACTAATTAAGTGTGCTTgaatagaatcaaataggactttaacgggttgtaatgttggctaggggacgggtaggaaaactatataatagtgacttacacttccctaagcactttgcaATTTTAGAATTTatcacccattattttcatcttttcactttatttttcagcCCTCTCTTCATCAATTTTTTCTCTAGTAATTCTCATCATAGCAAGAacgtttcaattttttttttttcaagcaacttttttttttcatttttttttcaattctttttaagagggccttttcatcactttgcaactatcattggtcaccatttttcacttgaccATCCCTTTTCTTCATATTTATCAATTATATCACAGTCTATGCAACAGTGCTCAAGGAAGCAGGGTGCAAAAACGAGGAATTCAACAAAAGGATCAAGGCAAAAATTATGGCTAACAAAAGAACGGCCACAGGCTCAAAGGGCTAACTAGTGGTACAATAtctgaaaaggctaaaatttacaagacatatcaaagaaagcctattatcatcttctaaacagagcaacactttttatttcgcttcaataacatgcagggcaagttctagactaagATGCAAAACATAGAATATCTGCAAGAAatcctcaccacacatggcacaagtctcaatcaagatggatcaattctattctaGGACAGATAGGATCATGACGaactacaaaataagaaaagctATATACAGAGTCACAATCATGAGTTTAGGTGTCAGAAAGTCTGCTATATTTTCGTTACTCAAGCACTCACGGGAAAGTATAACTCAAGCTCAGGCCCAAATATGCTAGTATCAAACAAGTCAAAACgggtctttcttctctctcctttactactcctaaaaaaaattaatcctaaaataaaaataaaaaatcctgGTTcaaagcccccccccccccccaccccccccggAAAGAAtgaggccataagaaaaccaaagGGGGCGGATGATATATGCCgctaaaagagaaaaagaagctataaaagaaaaatataagaacgaacaaagaaaagaaaatccttttgaatttttattagtttatatatataaggctaagaaataaaaaaaataaaaatcctatGGCATAATCATCCTTGACCTCAAAAATCGGAAGTACCCATCCCACACTTAAAAATATGCATTGTCCTCGATGCATGTATAATAGAGACAAAATAAAACAAGGGTGAAAAATACTCCCTGAGACCCTGTAGGGCCTAGCTAGCAGCATAATTCTCAACGTTAAAGGTCGGGACGACCCCACACTTAAGCCCAAACATGCTCCTCAGCTTTCAACTTCGGATACTCAGACTTCCCCTAATctgcaaaacaaaaacaaaacaacacgtgacactataaaaataaaaatctaaaactaTTACACATTAGGTTGCCTCCCAACAAGCGCCTTAGTTAATGTCACGGCACGACGTGAATCAACTTTACTGCTTTTCTCGTCATTTGGAGCTtatgaattgggcacccaacttGGATTCAAGTTTATGACCACGAGCGGCGGGGGGTGGTAAGTAGATGAACAAGCCAAGcataatatttttcttcttacaCTTCTTGGCTTTCAAGTGAGGAATGTCGTTCTGCCTTCTTGAGTTTTCAAATTGCAGGATATATGGCGtttgaacttcttgaatttcGACATCCTCTTTTTCCCTCCGTGATTggagtcaacaacaaccatagtTTTCAGAACAATGATTGACtccaatttatatttttctttggcaTTCCCAATAAACTCATCTTCATGATTGACCCCCAACAAAGGGATTACCTTTTCAGGTTGAGCATTGGGGAGTTCATATTGATTCGCATCTGGATTGAATGCCCATTGCAGATTTTCTTCTTCtgtcatcaaaccaagttgGAGACTAGTTTCCAAGTATTCTTCCAagactttttttattttcgttACCCTCCTTAAGCAGACATTCCAACATGAGTTCGAACTCACTAACTTGGCCATGCTCACAATATAAGTCAAAATCACTACCAGACAAGTTTTCATGG contains these protein-coding regions:
- the LOC132066613 gene encoding uncharacterized protein LOC132066613; amino-acid sequence: MSPERKQLFLSQLRDKRAELKKRKLLHHSSNIVSSQEVDSRPPKKRALPSISHTLSLDQGHASSATNILQDERAESKKRKLLHPSSNSLEVDSRPPKKCALRIINPSLSPEEG